One Lysinibacillus sp. OF-1 DNA segment encodes these proteins:
- a CDS encoding DUF6877 family protein, with the protein MSRHEEHMKMREHFSKAALAKGTFTSGTDKALVQAVTKMTHEEVASRINQLINEYQFPLTVLQDVQKRLSDSYCPHYAMQQLRYLENNVHAGIATKREDSNK; encoded by the coding sequence ATGAGCAGACATGAAGAACACATGAAAATGCGTGAACATTTTTCCAAGGCTGCACTAGCTAAGGGGACTTTTACTAGCGGCACAGACAAAGCACTGGTACAAGCAGTTACAAAGATGACGCATGAGGAAGTAGCAAGTCGCATTAACCAACTCATCAATGAGTACCAGTTCCCACTTACAGTGCTACAAGACGTACAGAAACGGTTAAGTGACAGCTACTGTCCACACTATGCAATGCAGCAACTTAGATACTTAGAAAACAACGTACATGCTGGCATCGCCACAAAAAGGGAGGATTCAAACAAATGA
- a CDS encoding ASCH domain-containing protein → MKAITIKQPWATLIALGEKRFETRSWQTKYRGPIAIHASKTMDKEYCEYLPIKRALQRHGIENEDLPLGVVIATAQLVECHLIPNELSDASIDFGKKLEGDELYFGDFMDDRYAWELNTVKVLLEPVPAKGQLSLWNWDDGSK, encoded by the coding sequence ATGAAAGCAATCACAATTAAACAACCTTGGGCTACTCTTATTGCTTTGGGTGAGAAGCGGTTCGAGACACGCAGTTGGCAGACGAAATACCGTGGGCCTATTGCCATTCACGCTAGTAAAACAATGGATAAGGAATATTGCGAATATCTACCAATTAAGAGAGCACTTCAAAGACATGGAATTGAAAATGAAGATTTACCATTGGGTGTTGTCATTGCTACCGCACAATTAGTTGAATGTCATTTGATACCTAATGAGTTAAGTGATGCAAGCATTGACTTCGGAAAAAAATTAGAGGGTGATGAACTATACTTTGGTGATTTTATGGATGATCGTTACGCATGGGAGCTGAATACAGTGAAAGTTTTACTTGAGCCAGTGCCAGCTAAAGGACAATTGAGCTTGTGGAATTGGGATGATGGGAGCAAGTGA
- a CDS encoding DUF1073 domain-containing protein, whose translation MSVLEVAKQYKEDFMQGHGKANTKDKLTRQAPGIRRKLTHAEISALYADNPIVQNIVDIPAEDMTRHWFTLRMKDEQLARDIMGRLADLKAKDALKKMRMYERMRGDGFISLGVTQRSKFELNDPLKLDSLISIDYLHPFSSMKVNELLINDDVFDKNYGKLENLRINRASRSGIQAVETESLVHYSRVLHDQTRRLEDEEQGMSLLESLYDAITVLDTSLWSVGQILHDFTFKVYESADIDDMSKEDKKELSMILDFMFRTEALALIAKGESLTKQTTPVSGMKDLLDFVWEYISASARMPKSVIKGQEAGTLTGAQYDVMNYYARITSAQENEMKPLLEHLIRMLLWAEKEPGGRIDPGTVEWEIKFNPLWSVDSKTDAEIRKIVAETDQIYVSNGVIGADEIRETRFGQFGVSDDFKFSGDDAQWQRLASEVYNAWKENGQHG comes from the coding sequence TTGAGTGTTCTTGAAGTAGCCAAACAGTACAAAGAGGATTTTATGCAAGGGCATGGAAAAGCGAATACTAAGGATAAGCTTACTCGTCAAGCACCTGGTATTCGTAGAAAGTTAACACATGCTGAAATATCCGCTTTATATGCTGATAATCCAATTGTACAAAACATTGTTGATATTCCAGCGGAGGATATGACAAGACATTGGTTCACACTTCGGATGAAGGATGAACAACTTGCTCGGGATATTATGGGGCGCTTAGCGGACCTTAAAGCAAAAGATGCATTAAAAAAAATGAGGATGTACGAACGTATGCGTGGAGATGGATTTATTTCCTTGGGTGTCACTCAGCGAAGTAAGTTTGAGTTAAATGATCCACTAAAGTTAGATAGTCTAATTTCTATAGATTATCTGCATCCATTCTCATCGATGAAAGTAAACGAGTTATTAATTAATGATGACGTGTTTGATAAGAACTATGGAAAATTGGAAAATTTGCGGATTAATCGTGCATCTAGGAGCGGTATACAAGCAGTAGAAACAGAATCACTTGTACATTATTCTCGTGTATTGCATGACCAAACGAGACGCTTGGAGGACGAGGAGCAGGGTATGTCCCTGTTGGAATCGCTATATGATGCTATTACGGTACTAGATACATCATTATGGTCCGTTGGTCAGATTTTACACGATTTCACATTCAAGGTGTATGAATCTGCTGACATAGATGACATGTCGAAAGAAGATAAAAAAGAGCTCTCGATGATACTGGACTTTATGTTTAGAACCGAGGCGCTCGCTCTTATCGCTAAGGGAGAGTCACTAACAAAGCAAACGACACCTGTATCTGGAATGAAAGACTTGCTCGACTTTGTATGGGAATATATATCCGCTTCTGCTCGAATGCCTAAAAGCGTCATAAAAGGACAAGAGGCAGGCACGCTTACAGGTGCACAGTACGATGTTATGAATTACTATGCACGTATTACTTCTGCACAGGAAAATGAAATGAAGCCGCTTCTTGAACATCTTATCCGAATGCTTTTATGGGCTGAAAAAGAACCAGGAGGCCGCATTGATCCAGGTACAGTTGAATGGGAAATTAAATTTAATCCACTTTGGTCCGTAGATTCTAAAACTGATGCAGAAATCCGTAAAATCGTTGCAGAAACTGACCAAATTTATGTCTCTAACGGTGTTATCGGTGCTGATGAAATTAGAGAGACCCGCTTTGGGCAGTTTGGTGTGTCTGATGACTTCAAATTTAGTGGTGATGATGCACAATGGCAGCGTCTGGCGAGCGAAGTATATAATGCATGGAAGGAAAATGGACAACATGGCTAA
- a CDS encoding helix-turn-helix domain-containing protein produces MHVDVGELIRKCRKKAKLSQEAFAELMHTTQSTISRIEQNIIACEVNFLARTAAITNSQDTVVAALFSADAAMQFLQTVPMFIGGIFNWII; encoded by the coding sequence TTGCATGTAGATGTTGGAGAATTAATCAGAAAGTGCCGTAAGAAAGCAAAATTATCGCAGGAAGCATTTGCGGAACTAATGCATACTACGCAATCAACTATCAGTCGTATCGAGCAAAACATCATCGCTTGCGAAGTTAATTTTTTAGCCAGAACTGCCGCAATTACAAATTCACAGGACACAGTAGTAGCAGCGTTATTTAGTGCAGATGCAGCTATGCAGTTTTTACAGACAGTACCCATGTTTATAGGAGGGATTTTCAATTGGATTATATAA
- the terL gene encoding phage terminase large subunit, with protein MLSDEEMSALENEADKELARRFYRDYVEYVHHGHYEHYQHTELICDVLQRVADGEQLSILIEMPPRHGKSMTVTESFPSFYLGKNPDKRVIAAAYSDGLATKFGRLNRNKFNEFSHDLFNVQLSESNAATKDWGIQDRRGGMISTGIGGSITGQGADLMIIDDPIKNMKEAMSQTIRDSIWDEWEATLSTRLHDGASVIVIMTRWHEDDLIGRLLARSPRKWVRLRLPAIAEDENDLLNREIGEPLCPELGFDEKWAEDKKAEVGSRTWASLYQQRPAPAGGNIFKRGWVKFYVRDEQMKRDWGLSDDVIVLPIHFDKMAQSWDCTFKKTESSDFVAGQVWSRKKAQYFLLDQDHKRMNFPDTVKAIRAMTDKWPKATSKYIEDKANGSAVIDTLKDEISGIIPVDPDGGKEARANAVSPLFEAGNVYFPHPNMCPWVNDVIEEMVSFPNGAHDDMVDAMTQALNQLYTNNSSLLDRTKKLLGMGR; from the coding sequence ATTCTAAGCGATGAGGAAATGAGCGCATTGGAAAACGAAGCGGACAAAGAACTAGCACGCCGCTTCTACCGTGATTATGTTGAATACGTACATCATGGCCATTATGAACATTATCAACATACCGAATTAATTTGTGATGTGCTCCAACGTGTGGCCGATGGTGAACAGTTATCCATATTAATAGAGATGCCACCACGACATGGTAAAAGTATGACGGTAACAGAATCGTTTCCGTCATTTTATTTGGGCAAAAATCCAGATAAGCGGGTAATTGCTGCTGCTTATTCAGATGGGTTAGCAACCAAGTTTGGTCGTTTAAATCGTAATAAGTTCAATGAGTTTTCGCATGATCTATTCAATGTGCAATTATCAGAGTCCAATGCAGCTACAAAGGATTGGGGAATCCAAGACAGACGAGGGGGCATGATTTCCACTGGTATAGGTGGATCTATCACAGGGCAAGGCGCAGATTTAATGATTATCGATGACCCAATCAAAAACATGAAAGAAGCTATGTCACAAACTATACGAGACAGCATTTGGGATGAATGGGAAGCCACTTTGTCTACACGATTACACGATGGTGCGTCTGTAATCGTTATCATGACCCGATGGCATGAGGATGATCTGATTGGCCGTTTACTTGCTCGTAGCCCTCGTAAGTGGGTACGATTGCGATTACCTGCTATTGCAGAAGATGAAAATGATTTGTTAAACCGTGAAATAGGTGAGCCATTATGTCCAGAGCTCGGTTTTGATGAGAAATGGGCTGAGGATAAAAAGGCAGAGGTTGGATCACGAACATGGGCGTCTCTTTATCAACAAAGACCCGCTCCTGCGGGTGGTAATATCTTTAAACGTGGCTGGGTTAAATTCTATGTGCGTGATGAGCAAATGAAGCGGGACTGGGGGTTAAGTGATGATGTCATTGTATTACCGATTCACTTTGACAAAATGGCTCAATCTTGGGATTGTACATTTAAGAAAACAGAAAGTAGTGACTTTGTTGCAGGCCAAGTATGGTCACGTAAAAAGGCGCAGTATTTCTTATTAGATCAGGACCACAAACGTATGAACTTCCCAGATACAGTTAAAGCCATTCGTGCAATGACTGACAAATGGCCAAAAGCTACAAGTAAATATATTGAGGATAAAGCTAATGGTTCTGCTGTCATAGATACATTAAAAGATGAAATTAGCGGTATTATTCCAGTTGATCCCGATGGTGGTAAGGAAGCACGTGCAAATGCGGTGTCTCCTTTATTTGAAGCGGGAAATGTATATTTCCCACACCCGAATATGTGTCCTTGGGTAAATGATGTCATTGAGGAAATGGTGAGCTTCCCTAACGGGGCTCATGATGACATGGTAGATGCGATGACACAAGCATTGAATCAATTGTATACGAACAATTCTAGCTTGTTAGATAGAACGAAAAAACTGTTAGGCATGGGTAGGTGA
- a CDS encoding ERF family protein — MLFSESNVNISAALAKAWATIQTPKHNAKVNVRTKNGGSYTFEYTDLNGILDAVRPIFVQNHLSIIQNSYTTVEGNLTMACVETIFLHESGEYVKSYPLKFPAANSMQDFGGQITYMKRYSLSAMLGLATEKDDDANGASGNDYQYMNQAPPKPPNNNGQPQQQKNQPNHTGLRTQEQFNEIAKLLSEVATAYGSDPNTVYNGAMQRSKIPDKNSNLLTMKEADSLIQYLRAIKMQVAQ, encoded by the coding sequence ATGCTTTTTTCCGAGAGTAATGTAAATATTTCGGCAGCCTTAGCTAAAGCATGGGCTACTATTCAAACACCAAAACATAACGCAAAAGTAAATGTTCGCACCAAAAATGGTGGTTCATATACGTTTGAATACACTGATCTCAATGGCATTTTGGATGCTGTCAGACCTATATTTGTTCAAAATCATTTATCCATCATTCAGAACAGCTATACAACTGTTGAAGGCAATTTAACAATGGCTTGTGTAGAAACCATATTCCTTCATGAATCAGGAGAGTATGTGAAATCTTATCCACTCAAATTTCCAGCAGCCAACAGCATGCAGGATTTTGGGGGACAAATCACTTACATGAAACGCTATAGCTTGTCAGCTATGTTAGGACTGGCTACAGAGAAGGATGACGATGCAAATGGAGCGAGCGGAAACGATTATCAATATATGAATCAAGCTCCTCCAAAACCACCAAATAACAATGGTCAGCCACAGCAGCAAAAAAATCAACCAAATCACACAGGTTTAAGGACTCAGGAACAGTTCAATGAAATAGCAAAATTGTTGAGTGAAGTTGCCACAGCATATGGTTCAGACCCTAACACTGTTTATAACGGTGCTATGCAGAGAAGCAAAATTCCTGATAAGAATTCTAATTTATTAACAATGAAAGAAGCAGATAGCTTAATTCAATATTTACGTGCTATCAAGATGCAAGTGGCCCAATGA
- a CDS encoding DUF2213 domain-containing protein, giving the protein MKLQRYDKSLIYDYAETPEGYLTVRVPITRPGVFPYARQDGTVQMEAKLPDEIFSDRTMHSARSKPITDEHPNEPVTLDNYQTYAKGMSHTDAHVEDLKLYVTMTITDKNLIQKVYDGKREISIGFMSDVVAEAGTYNGQPYEYVQRNIEINHIAIVDQGRAGPEVAIRSDSDAWQIDSDDKGGTTLVKYKINGKEYEIDPAVKAHIESLAASKEDEEEEEEDKSKNNKNKADTLDVLQGRFDALEVKLLNTQQELAKEKAKRVSEDELEKKVEERVQLISSTKPLLGDSFDFTGKTEREIKEAVITTTKQDFKGDGKSDDYINAFFDATIEQVTSQGFSSTGVNSIITGDARQNKDVNTMREQRLNMRS; this is encoded by the coding sequence TTGAAATTACAAAGATATGACAAGAGTTTAATATACGACTATGCAGAGACACCAGAAGGGTATTTAACGGTACGTGTGCCGATTACTCGTCCTGGTGTTTTTCCTTATGCACGTCAGGATGGTACAGTGCAAATGGAAGCTAAGTTGCCTGATGAAATCTTTAGTGATCGCACAATGCATTCAGCCCGCTCCAAACCCATTACAGATGAACATCCGAACGAACCAGTGACTTTGGACAACTACCAAACTTATGCCAAAGGAATGAGTCATACAGACGCCCACGTGGAAGATTTGAAGCTTTATGTAACCATGACTATCACAGACAAGAATCTAATTCAAAAGGTTTATGATGGCAAGCGAGAAATCAGCATCGGTTTTATGAGTGATGTCGTGGCAGAAGCGGGTACCTATAATGGGCAACCGTATGAATATGTACAGCGAAACATTGAGATTAATCACATTGCTATTGTAGATCAAGGACGAGCGGGTCCAGAGGTAGCAATCCGCTCCGATTCAGATGCGTGGCAAATAGATTCAGATGATAAAGGAGGAACTACTTTGGTTAAGTACAAGATTAATGGGAAAGAATACGAAATCGATCCAGCAGTAAAGGCTCATATTGAAAGCTTAGCAGCTTCAAAAGAGGATGAGGAAGAAGAGGAAGAGGACAAATCAAAAAATAACAAGAATAAAGCAGATACCTTGGATGTTTTACAAGGTCGTTTTGATGCTTTAGAAGTGAAATTACTTAATACTCAACAAGAGCTTGCTAAAGAAAAGGCAAAGCGTGTGTCAGAAGATGAACTTGAAAAAAAAGTGGAAGAACGAGTGCAGCTAATTAGCTCAACAAAGCCGCTTCTTGGTGATTCTTTTGATTTCACTGGCAAAACAGAACGTGAAATTAAAGAAGCGGTTATTACAACAACTAAACAAGATTTTAAAGGCGATGGGAAGTCAGATGACTATATCAACGCCTTTTTTGATGCAACAATTGAACAAGTCACTTCACAAGGATTTTCTTCTACTGGTGTTAATTCCATTATTACTGGCGATGCAAGACAAAATAAAGATGTAAATACAATGCGTGAACAGCGTTTAAACATGCGTTCTTAA
- the ssb gene encoding single-stranded DNA-binding protein produces MINRVVLVGRLTKDPELRYTPNGIASCRFTVAVNRTFANEQGERDADFISCVAWRKQAENLANYQRKGALIGLEGRIQTGSYEGQNGQKVYTTDVVADSIQFLEPSRNGGGGSQNTPNQNQPNQYPQQQPQYGGQAYGNNQPSYGGGQPQQQFGGTMPSQNTFGNSAYQQNHPPMNQPNNTRVDEDPFANNRGLIEVSEDDLPF; encoded by the coding sequence ATGATTAATCGTGTCGTATTAGTTGGCCGTCTTACAAAAGACCCTGAATTGCGTTACACACCTAACGGTATTGCATCATGTCGATTCACAGTAGCGGTTAACCGTACATTTGCTAATGAACAAGGAGAACGTGATGCTGATTTTATCAGTTGTGTTGCGTGGCGCAAGCAAGCTGAAAATCTAGCAAACTATCAGCGTAAAGGGGCTTTGATTGGTTTGGAGGGGCGTATCCAAACAGGAAGCTACGAGGGGCAAAATGGTCAAAAAGTGTATACCACTGACGTTGTTGCCGATAGTATTCAATTTTTAGAACCATCACGAAACGGTGGAGGAGGATCACAAAACACTCCTAATCAAAATCAACCAAATCAATATCCGCAACAACAGCCTCAATATGGCGGACAAGCATACGGAAATAATCAACCATCCTATGGTGGTGGACAACCACAACAACAGTTTGGAGGTACAATGCCTAGCCAAAACACTTTTGGGAACAGTGCTTATCAGCAAAATCATCCTCCTATGAACCAACCAAACAATACTCGAGTAGATGAAGATCCATTTGCAAATAATAGAGGGTTAATCGAGGTATCTGAGGATGATTTGCCATTTTAA
- a CDS encoding sigma factor-like helix-turn-helix DNA-binding protein, whose protein sequence is MYFPDLINEYKQTLKDLKVAGGCLSMVKDMQEAIKWMETGYDPAEYRAATRTDVYVMDHHLMQDLITYVDSVKMTPDVLAEVIDYSYDNSAVKEIERMFNVKDTANQAMAGLTENERTAFIMIRAEHMTFSKVAKILGVNRGTVQNYVKRAESKIQNNISKDKLFLYAV, encoded by the coding sequence ATGTACTTTCCAGATTTAATTAATGAATATAAACAAACTCTTAAAGATTTAAAGGTAGCAGGTGGATGTCTAAGTATGGTGAAAGATATGCAAGAAGCTATTAAGTGGATGGAAACAGGCTATGATCCAGCAGAATATAGAGCCGCTACACGTACAGATGTTTATGTTATGGACCATCACTTAATGCAAGACCTTATTACGTATGTTGACAGTGTGAAAATGACCCCTGATGTGCTTGCAGAGGTAATTGACTATAGTTATGACAATTCTGCGGTTAAAGAAATTGAAAGAATGTTTAATGTTAAAGATACGGCTAATCAAGCTATGGCCGGTTTAACGGAAAATGAACGTACTGCTTTTATAATGATACGAGCCGAGCATATGACTTTTAGTAAGGTTGCTAAAATACTAGGTGTTAATCGTGGTACCGTACAAAATTATGTAAAGCGAGCAGAATCCAAAATTCAAAATAACATTAGTAAAGACAAACTTTTTTTATATGCTGTATAA
- a CDS encoding terminase small subunit: MARARDPRRDQAYDIYKAHNGDIKLKDIAEQLGVSEGTVRGWKNKDSWDDRLEAESNGTFQSKQPKNTERSVKKKTKKMQRSKAIPEAESQATVQFEIVPSDGLNSQQLLFCLYYTKYWNATKAYQKVYGCDYASAMSNGSRLIRNDKVRKEIHRLKAELANGIMLDARQVLQKYIDIAFADITDFVDFGMHEVEEPMLDGMGGVILDEDGNPRMQTYKVNTVHFHDATEVDGTIITEVKKGKDGVSVKLADKMAALAMLSKYTDLLSDEQLKRLREEKLKVDIAKVRSETKGAGGGNTTGVDLSNLTPEELRAIANSKR; encoded by the coding sequence ATGGCTAGAGCAAGAGATCCAAGGCGTGACCAAGCATATGACATTTACAAAGCCCATAATGGTGATATAAAGCTTAAGGATATAGCAGAGCAACTAGGTGTATCCGAGGGAACTGTACGTGGGTGGAAAAACAAAGATAGCTGGGATGATCGTCTTGAAGCGGAATCGAATGGAACGTTCCAATCAAAACAGCCGAAAAATACGGAACGTTCCGTAAAAAAGAAAACGAAAAAAATGCAACGGAGCAAAGCGATCCCAGAAGCGGAATCGCAAGCAACTGTACAGTTTGAAATCGTCCCCAGTGACGGTCTCAACAGTCAACAGTTGCTTTTTTGTTTGTACTACACAAAGTATTGGAATGCCACGAAAGCATATCAAAAAGTATATGGATGTGACTACGCTTCAGCGATGAGCAATGGCTCTCGATTGATAAGAAATGATAAGGTTCGAAAGGAGATTCATCGATTGAAGGCAGAATTAGCAAACGGTATTATGCTGGATGCACGCCAGGTTTTACAAAAGTACATTGACATTGCATTTGCTGATATCACCGATTTTGTGGACTTCGGCATGCATGAAGTGGAGGAGCCTATGTTAGATGGCATGGGGGGCGTAATCTTAGATGAAGATGGAAACCCAAGAATGCAGACATACAAGGTAAATACAGTACACTTCCACGATGCCACAGAGGTTGACGGCACGATCATAACCGAAGTCAAAAAAGGCAAGGATGGCGTCAGTGTGAAGCTTGCTGATAAGATGGCAGCACTTGCAATGCTATCAAAGTACACAGATTTATTAAGTGATGAACAGCTAAAACGGTTACGTGAAGAAAAATTAAAAGTAGACATTGCAAAAGTACGATCTGAAACAAAAGGTGCTGGTGGTGGTAACACCACAGGTGTTGATCTAAGTAATTTAACACCAGAGGAGTTGAGAGCCATTGCTAATTCTAAGCGATGA
- a CDS encoding minor capsid protein, with protein MAKRVPPTRFPDVVAASYFRSIDKLVQEAGKATLSLFDAAVNGEMQKDSRDFVQDGPFDFLKKLTSHIKKAVSIVFSQRKVNIAASSFIKNLNQVNKTNMEQQGRVRGIDLTSTEEWVAPFMKENIQKNVDYITNIRDEYTQKIESIIYDGIRDGSCYKSIREQLEEQIGMSKSRAKFIAVDQSGTLFGQMTAQRHQNMGVMKFKWRTSKDERVRDSHKILEDKIFSYDDPPSVGLPGEDFHCRCIALPVFG; from the coding sequence ATGGCTAAGCGTGTGCCACCTACTCGTTTTCCTGACGTTGTAGCTGCATCATATTTCCGCTCCATCGATAAATTAGTTCAAGAAGCGGGCAAGGCAACTCTTTCATTGTTTGATGCAGCTGTAAATGGTGAAATGCAGAAAGATAGCCGAGATTTTGTTCAAGATGGACCATTTGATTTTTTAAAAAAATTGACAAGTCATATCAAAAAAGCTGTTTCAATTGTGTTTTCACAGCGAAAGGTGAATATAGCTGCATCTTCTTTTATTAAGAATTTAAATCAAGTGAATAAAACGAATATGGAGCAGCAAGGAAGGGTACGAGGCATAGACCTAACATCTACCGAAGAATGGGTTGCTCCTTTCATGAAAGAGAATATCCAGAAAAATGTGGACTACATTACAAATATCCGTGATGAGTATACTCAAAAAATTGAATCTATTATTTATGATGGTATAAGGGATGGCAGTTGTTACAAATCAATTCGTGAGCAATTGGAAGAACAAATAGGAATGTCAAAAAGCCGCGCTAAATTTATTGCAGTAGACCAATCAGGCACATTATTTGGACAGATGACTGCTCAACGTCATCAGAATATGGGTGTTATGAAATTCAAATGGCGAACATCGAAGGATGAACGTGTCCGTGATTCTCATAAAATTCTTGAAGATAAGATATTTTCATACGATGATCCACCTTCTGTTGGGTTACCTGGTGAAGATTTTCATTGCCGATGTATTGCACTACCAGTTTTCGGGTAA
- a CDS encoding Holliday junction resolvase RecU has protein sequence MFHNQSTKQRTKSVTHANRGKFLERIIDMANTKYRNAGLADIRKIPTPIQVTKDKGQQVEGRKEKPEWVDYAGVCNGRAVVFDAKETKGKSFPLQNLHEHQYELLRSWYEKEAIAFLLVYFSELDKYYRLPFPPLQAAWTVAKNGGRKSIPLDTFENHASEVVSKDGYTLHYLLPFIESRW, from the coding sequence ATGTTTCATAATCAATCAACTAAACAACGTACCAAATCAGTAACGCATGCGAACAGAGGAAAATTTTTGGAACGTATCATTGATATGGCCAATACAAAATATCGTAATGCGGGATTAGCGGATATTCGTAAAATACCGACACCTATCCAAGTGACAAAAGATAAAGGCCAGCAAGTTGAGGGACGGAAAGAAAAGCCTGAATGGGTGGACTATGCAGGTGTATGTAATGGACGAGCAGTAGTATTTGATGCAAAGGAAACGAAGGGGAAAAGCTTTCCACTCCAAAATTTACATGAGCATCAATATGAACTACTTCGCTCCTGGTATGAGAAAGAGGCCATAGCGTTTTTACTGGTTTATTTTAGTGAACTGGATAAATACTACCGTTTGCCGTTTCCACCTCTTCAAGCAGCTTGGACTGTAGCTAAAAACGGAGGACGTAAATCGATACCACTTGATACTTTTGAAAACCATGCAAGCGAAGTCGTATCAAAGGATGGGTACACATTGCATTATTTATTGCCATTTATCGAAAGCAGGTGGTGA
- a CDS encoding DUF3954 domain-containing protein produces MTQKTSIEQINTSENGVYIVQDGIITPLKPKSFGQDTIVWHNGQVLDVERAERIRIKKTK; encoded by the coding sequence ATGACACAAAAGACATCTATAGAACAAATCAACACATCTGAAAACGGTGTATACATCGTACAAGATGGAATAATTACACCACTAAAACCAAAATCATTTGGACAAGATACCATCGTTTGGCACAATGGACAAGTACTTGATGTAGAGAGGGCTGAGCGTATACGTATTAAAAAAACAAAATAA
- a CDS encoding DnaD domain-containing protein — MESKNIVRVVKNKDYTVINNTSLYDTKLSWKAKAIHVFMLSKPDDWTFHNSELTQWATDGDTSFDTGLKELKKYGYVKKERRRGKNGKFEWVTVVYEVPQFDGEQKDQLAEQPSPEKPLVENHPMVEPYHEKPSMEKPRVEKPLVENQGLLSTDIPSTDLLSTNRLINNDDDKGSPAYATPPKKQTAPSIQNAFAFYERNHFGALGSLIIFKIDQWINDLSEPLVIHAMEKAVLNGKTNWGYVETILKDWFNKRLFTVEAVEAADLQWKNQQIQAKQQRNQPQKYYPPKNRREEVVPGWFNNRHDAVPNDVTETESTSTMDFEAERQKILEMLGKG, encoded by the coding sequence ATGGAGAGTAAAAACATCGTCAGAGTAGTCAAAAACAAAGATTATACAGTCATTAACAATACATCGCTTTATGATACGAAATTAAGTTGGAAAGCAAAAGCTATCCATGTCTTTATGCTCTCTAAACCTGATGATTGGACATTCCATAATAGTGAGCTTACACAGTGGGCAACGGATGGTGATACATCATTTGATACAGGTTTGAAAGAATTAAAGAAATACGGCTATGTCAAAAAGGAAAGGCGTCGTGGTAAAAACGGTAAATTTGAATGGGTCACGGTGGTATATGAAGTTCCACAGTTCGATGGAGAACAAAAGGACCAACTAGCGGAACAGCCATCACCTGAAAAACCATTAGTGGAAAATCACCCTATGGTAGAACCATACCATGAAAAACCATCCATGGAAAAACCACGAGTGGAAAAACCATTAGTGGAAAATCAAGGACTACTAAGTACTGATATACCAAGTACTGATTTACTAAGTACTAATAGATTAATTAATAATGATGATGATAAGGGGTCACCTGCATATGCAACACCACCAAAAAAGCAAACCGCTCCTTCAATCCAGAATGCATTTGCATTTTATGAGCGCAATCACTTTGGAGCATTGGGGTCTCTAATCATATTCAAAATTGACCAATGGATAAATGATTTGTCAGAGCCTTTGGTCATCCATGCGATGGAAAAGGCTGTGCTGAATGGAAAAACTAACTGGGGTTATGTAGAAACCATCTTAAAGGACTGGTTTAACAAGAGGCTTTTCACGGTTGAAGCGGTAGAAGCGGCTGACTTGCAGTGGAAGAATCAACAGATCCAAGCGAAACAGCAACGTAATCAGCCGCAAAAGTATTATCCGCCAAAAAATAGACGTGAAGAGGTTGTTCCAGGTTGGTTTAATAATCGTCATGACGCTGTTCCCAATGACGTAACCGAAACCGAATCAACATCAACCATGGATTTTGAAGCGGAGCGTCAAAAAATACTAGAAATGCTAGGGAAGGGGTAA